GGCTTCTCACTGTCATAGGCAGGCCCGCTCTCCCACGTCACGGGAACATTCTCCGCTGACGGCGCGGAAGTCTCCCCGCCGTTCTCCGCCGGTTCCTCCTGTACACGGAAGACCATGGCCTCCAGTTCCCCGGGCAGGTTTAACTCCTCCCATGCGGTGCCCTGCGGCACCTTTCGCTCCGTGCTGTTATCCGGCAGCGCTAAGAAGGACTGTATCTGCCCCTCCGAAGGAGCCACCGGCGTCTCCGCCCTTGCGGCCAGAGGCATAGTCATGCCCAAAAGCACCGCTGTGGACAACAGCAGTGCCAGTATCCTCTCTTTTCGTTTCTCTCCCATACATTTCCTCTCTTTCTCCCTGCTGCTTTCTGTGCTGTACTTTCCCATCACCCAGAAGCCCCTGAACGCAGGACGGTCAGAAGCTTTGAAGTACCCGCTGGGCGGGTACTTCAAAGGGGTATACCCCTTTGATCGATCTCTATTTTATTCCGGTGCTTTTTCACCCCGCGCTGCCCAGCCTTTCTCCGGCAAAACTTGCTGACGTAGATATAATTACGTCTTTTTATGTACACCTCGGTTGGTAAGCCGCACTCATTTACGCATTCCTGCCCACGATCTCGAATTTTCTCTCCTCCCATGCGCGGCGGACCAACTCTGTTTCACCCCTGCGGATGGGAATCAGCATATCGTCACGCATGACAGCTTTGCCCCTCTGCACCGCGATCACATGGTCAAGGTTGATGACATAGCTTCGGTGGCTGCGCAGAAAGCGGCTGTCTGCAAGTTTTTCCGTCATCCCCTGCACGGATTCATACGGGTTGTACGTACCGGTTCTCGTATGTACTATACAATTCCGGTTGTTTCCCTCAATATAATAAATGTCGGAATACGGGATACGTTCAAAATGCCGGGACACCATGATCTTCAGTGACTTTTCCGCCCCTTCCAACACTTTAAGCGCACGGAAAAACGCCTCATCCACGCCCTCTTGTTCCACGGGCTTCAGAAGATAATGCACTGCCCACACACTACTAAAGCTTTGGGACAGATAGTCCTTTGTAACGGTGGTGAACACCACCGGCGAGTAATTGCCCTCCCGGCGCAGTTTCAAAGCAGCATCCATGCCGGATATCCCCGGCAGAAGGAAATCCAGAAAAAACATGGAAAAGAAGATTTTCTTTGCAGCCTTCAAAAGCTCTTCAGCAGTGCCAAATTCCTCAATCTCCGCTTCCACGTCCTGGCGTGCCATCGCTGTTTTTATCTGTTCACAGAGCGCTTTCCGCTCCTTATTGTTATCTTCACAGACTGCAATTTTCATTTTTTCCTCCTTATGAATCATTTTATCTGGTGTGATTTTCGTTTTTTTATTTTTCTCTTCAACTATATCATAATGCGAAGTATGACGCAACATAAAAGAAAATAATAAATATTATAATGTAGTGAATTGCACTTAAATAGCCAATTTATGTCTTGGTCCATGACATCTTTCCGCACGGAAGCAGCCGTGATCCGGGCGCTGCCGGCAGCTGTTCCCGTGCGGCATCCGCGGCCGGAATCAAGGAACCTCCTTTGACCGGTCAGATGGCAAGAGCGCAGAACAGAAGGCATAAGCAAAACCAGCCCCGAATGATAATATCATATCATTCGGGGCTGGTTTTGCGTTTCATCCACATTGACCCGCAGCATCTTATTTTATTTTGTCAATACGGAAGACACTGCTGATTTCCAGCCTTCATATTTTCTGTCTCTTAATGCGCCGTCCATTTTCGGCTCATATTTTACCCGCTTTAACTTATTGAAAATGCGCTCGTCCCACACGCCGAGGGCAAGTCCTGCCGCGTACGCCGGGCCGATGCCCGACAGTTCTTCTGAATCCGGCACCTGTACCGCGGCCTCCGCAATATCGCTCTGGAACTGCATCAGGTAGCTGTTTCTCGTCGGACCTCCGTCCACACGCAGCTCCTCCACTTTTACCTTCGCGTCCTCGCTCATCGCTTTTACGATGTCCGTGATCTGGTAGGCGATACATTCCACTCCTGCCCGCGCCACTTCCGCTCTTCCCGTCGTCCTCGTCATCCCGACGATGGCCGCCGCCGCGCGGCTGTCCCAGTACGGCGCTCCAAGGCCCGAGAAGGCCGGGACGAGATACAGCCGGTCGTCCTTCACCGCCTCCCGCGCCAGCGCTTCCGTCTCCTGCGGGGAGCTGATGAGTTTCAAGTCGTCCTTCAGCCAGGTGATGACTGCTCCGGTGTAGTTCAGGTTCCCTTCCAGCACGTAGTTCACCTTCCCGCTCATGCTCCACGCCAGAGAGGTCACGACCCCGTGGGTGCTGAGCACCGGTTCTTCCCCGATGTTCATCATGATCGAGGAGCCGGTTCCGTACGTGGACTTTATCATGCCCGGCTTCCGGCAGCCCTGGCCGAACAGGGAGCCGTGGGAATCGCCCAGCACCCCGTGTATCGGCACGGGCCTCGGGAGCAGCCCCTCAAAGTCCGTCTCTCCGAAGTCGGCGTTGGAGTCGCACACCTCAGCCAGGTTGGCCGGGTCGATGCCGAACAGGCCGCAGATCTCCTCATCCCAGCGCAGCGTGAAGATGTTAAAGAACTGGGTCCTCGATGCGTTGGAGTAATCCGTCTTGTAGGACGTTCTGCCCGTCAGTCTGTAGATGAGCCAGCTGTCGATGGTGCCGTGGCAGATATCGCCCGCGGCCGCCTTCTCCTTTGCCCCGTCCACGTGTTCCAGGATCCAGGCGATCTTGGAGGCCGGGAAGTAGGGGGACAGGTTCATGCCGGTCCTGGCGCGAATCTGCTCCGCCGCGCCGAGCTTCTCCACCCGCTCACAGATATCCGCGGCCCTGGCGCACTGCCAGACGATGGCCTGCCCGAGAGGGGCGCCGGTGGAGCGCTCCCACGCAAGGGACGTCTCCCGCTGGTTGCTGATGCCGACACCGGCGATCTGCTCCTTCGCAATGCCGGACTCCGTCACAAGCCGCGTTACCACCTCAATGGTATTGTGGTAGATCTCCTCCGGATCGTGGGAGACCCATCCCTTTTCATTCACGATCTGCCTGTGGGGCTTATCCGTTCTCCGGATGAGACTTCCGCTCCCGTCAAAGAGAAGGGCCTTTGTCCCCTGCGTGCTCTGGTCTATACTGATAATGTATTTTTCTGACATTTCTTCCACCCCTTTATAACTCTGTATTCAGCACTTCCTCTTTCAGCGGGATGGATGCCGTGGCACCTTCCCGCGACACTGCGATGGCGGAAGCTCTGGCCGCCAGCTCGAGACCGGCCGGTACGGACATCCCCTCTATGATAGAAGAGATGAAATACCCGGTGAACGTATCACCGGCCGCAGTCGTATCCACTGCTTTTACTTTAAAGATTCCCTGACGGCAGATCTCTTCCTTATACTGGTAGACAGAGCCGTCGCCGCCGAGCGTCAGCACAACCTTTGCGTCCGGATATATTTCTTTTAATTTCGCGAGGATCTTATCTGTATCCTCCTCCCCGGTCACCTGCGCTCCTTCAATCTCATTTAACAGAAACATAGATATCTTATTGAAGTCGCATCTGTCAAGCGCGCTGTTATACGGCGATGGATTCAGTATGATCATGAGTCCCTTCTCGTAAGCAGAGTCGATGATATAGTCAAGCATATTGACTTCATTTTGCAGAAGCAGAATATCCCCTTTCTCAAAGTGGGCAAGCACTTCGTCCACATACTCTTTCGTGATGCTCTGGTTCGCGCCGCCGTACAGCAGAATACAGTTCTGCCCGGTTTTATCCACCTGTATGATCGTGTGGCCCGACCTGCCTTCGATTTTTCTGATGTAATCTGCTTTTACGCCGCCATCACGGCATGTTTTAAGGAGAATATCTCCTTCCTCGCCGATCATACCTGCATGGTAGACCGTTACCCCGGCCTTGGCAAGGGCGATGGACTGGTTCAGTCCCTTTCCGCCGCAGAAAACATTCATACCATAAGACGCCAGGGTTTCCCCCGGCGTCACCATATGGTCGACGGAATATACATAATCTAAATTTAAAGATCCAAAATTCAAAACTTTCATATACAATTCCTCTCGATTTTATATTGTCACGCCTTGCTGCCACACCGGTGTTCAACAAGGCGCCTGTGACTGAGTTCCTACGCCGGGAATGCCACCCCGGCCCTTAATATAATGTTTGGGTACGGTGTAAACTCCCCTGTGCGGACGGCAAACTTGATGCCCCCGGACATCTTTTTAAGCTCCACATGGCTTATCATCTCAACGTCCGCGTCAGGGAGCTTTTCCCTGATATAGGCCAGCAGCTTTGGATTTTTCTCTACAATTTCCTCCGCAAGCGTATACGCTTCCACTTCCGTCTCGCCGAGAACCGCATCCATCACCTGCCGGTAAGTCGGCACCCCTCCGCACAGAGCCAGATCTACGAGCTCTACCCCTTTTGGGATCGGCATGCCGCCGTCCGCGATCATAAATAAGTCCTTGTGCCCGAGACCCGCGATCAGCCCCGCAAGCTGCGCATTAATAATGCCCCTTTTTTTCATACAATTCACCTCAATTTCGATAGGGGTCAGACCCCTGTGGCCACAGGGGTCTGACCCCTATGAAAATTCTTCAAATTGTCTATTTATTTTCGTTCCGTGCCTGCAGTGCCATCTTTGCCTGAAGGTTCCTCTGTACCTGGTCAATGATCACGGCGATGATGATCACGAGACCTCTGATGATCTTCTGCCAGAACTCTGTTACACCGCACATTGTCATACCGTCGTTGATGACGCCGATAACGAACGCGCCTACGATCGTACCGCCGATAGTTCCGACGCCTCCGGCCATGGATGTTCCGCCGAGTACGGATGCGGCGATCGCGTTCATTTCCCAGGATTCACCAGTCTTTGGCGTGGCGGATACGAGCTGTGATGTGGCGATGATACCTACAACTGCGGAGCAGAAGCCTGAGAATGCGTATACCCAGATCTTTACTCTGTCAACTTTGATACCGGACAGCTTGGATGCTTTCTCGTTTCCTCCGATGGATAATACATGCCATCCAAATGGTGTCTTCTTTAATATGAGTCCTGCAACGACGGCGATGATGGCGAGTATGAGAACGCCGCACGGGATCGATGTCCCGCCAAGGTTTCGGCCGAATACTTCAAATCCGGTATTGCCAAGTCCTTCGCTTCCGGATATTTCCGAAAAGGTGGCGCCGTTGGAACGGATATTTGCAAATCCGCGCCAGATATACATTGTGCCAAGTGTGGCGATGAAAGGCGCCACATTACATTTTGTGATGACAAGGCCGTTGATCATACCCATCAGCGCTCCGAGAAGTACGGTGATAAGAACGATCATGGGAACGCTGAAGTATAAGGTTACGCCGAACATCTTAAGTGTGAGGCCTTCCTGTATGAGACCGCCGGCTATCATTCCGGCCAGGCCTGCCACAGAACCTACGGAAAGATCGATGCCGCCGGTGATGATGACGTAGGTCATACCGATCGCAAGGATCCCGTAAAGCGCCACGTGCTTTGCCACGGTCAGAAGCGCGCCCGCACTTAAGAAGTTATCTGCTGTGATACTGAAGAATATGAGCAGAATGATCAATACAATGAATGTACGGCCCTTTAAAAGGGTCATCATTAACTTATTATTTCCTGATTTTTGTTTCGCTGCCATAATTTAACTCTCCTTTTCCTCTATATGATGGCCCTTGTAAGAAGCCAGTACCAATGTATCCTGCTGTATCTCGTCCCCGAAGAATTCGCCTGTCTTGATACCATTTGACAGTACGATCACGCGGTCCGCGATAGACACGATTTCCTGCAGCTCTGAAGAAATGACTATAATGGACAGCCCTTCTTCTGCATACTTGTTGATAATGTCGAACACTTCCGTCTTTGCTCCGATGTCAATGCCGCGGCTTGGTTCGTCCATGAGCAGAATCTTCGGCTCTGTCAGAATACCTTTGCCGATAACTACTTTCTGCTGGTTACCACCTGATAAGGAAAGAATCGGCAGCTTTTTATCTGCCACTTTTATCTGGATGTCTTTGATCTCTTGTTCTACTTTTTCCGCTTCCTTTTTACTGTCCAGAAACGGTCCTTTTTTATATCTTTTCAGCGCGGACAGGGCACAGTTTTTCTCTATATCCAATGTCTGCACGAGTCCCTGCGCCTGTCTGTCTTCAGGAATGAGCGCGAAACCGTTGTCGATCTGCTGGGAAATGGATTTGATATTCAATTCCTTCCCATTCATAAATACCTGGCCGGTATGTTCCGGGTGCAGTCCCATGAGACACTCAAACACTTCACTGCGTCCGGCGCCCATCAGACCGTAGATCCCGAGAACTTCTCCCTTTTTAAGTTCAAAATCCAGGTGGTCTACGAGATACCCACCGCCGGCTTTCGGGAGACACAAGTCCTTTACTTCCAGGACATTTTCCACCTTGTTCCAGTCTACTTCGCGGTCTCTCTTTGGATAAGATTTTGCACCGCCTGTCATCTGGTGGACGATCCACGGAACGTCGATCTCTTTGACATCCGCGTCTGCCACGTATTTGCCGTCCCTGAGGATCGTGACATGGTCGCCGATCTCCATGATCTCTTCCAGTCTGTGTGATATGTATACGATAGAGATTCCCGCCGCCGTCAGTTCTCTCATGATCTTGAAGAGAACTTTAACTTCCTGCTGGGAAAGAGAAGAGGTAGGTTCATCCATGATGAGCACCTTCAGGTCGTCCTCTACAAGGTTTCGCGCGATCTCGATCATCTGCTGCTGGCCCACGCGGAGCTCTCCGACTTTTGCATGCAGATCAAGCGGGTGCTCCAGCCGCTCCAGCACTTTTTTGGCGCCTTCCATGTGCGTCTTATTGTCCAGGGCGACCTTTCCTTTTGTCTTCTCTTTGTTCATGTAAATGTTCTGGTATACGTTCAGATTCGGAAACAGGCTCAGCTCCTGGTGAATGATGCCGATTCCGTGCTTTCTGGCCTCTGTCGTATTTTTAAAGAATACTTCCCTGTCTCCGATGTACATTTTACCTTCATTTGGCTGTTCGATCCCGGCGATCATTTTCATCAGAGTGGATTTACCGGCGCCGTTTTCTCCGATGAGCACATTTACTTTTCCTTTTAAAAGGTCAAATGACACTTCATCGAGCGCTTTTGTACCGGGGTAGATCTTACTTATTTTTTCTGCATGGAGAAATACATCGTCCCTGCACTTATATGTCTCACCCATAGTTCATATCTCCTTCTTGTTGTAAAGTAGGTTATTCTGCTTCCAGAACTACAGGCGTGATCAGAACGTCTGAACTTCCTGTCGATACTGTAAATGCTCCTACAAATGAGATCGTCTTTCCCTGTAAGGAATCCGGTTTCGCCGGCTCGACAACATCCTTTGCCACCACTTCATTGATGCTCTGTGATACCGCTGCCCACTGCTCCTGGTTTTTGTAATCGCCGAACTTGATAAAGCTCAACGAATCACGGATGGAAGAACCTTTGTATACAGGCCCGATCTGGATCTTGATGACCTCTGTGCCGTTATAGCCGTCCAGCTTTATTGCTATGTAACCTGCCTGGGACTGTGTATTTACTTCTTCTACAGTGCCTGACCCTTTTACGACATAGCTCAGTTCCCCGGAATCACCCATGGAGTATTTGCCGTACTCGTCCGCCAGTGCCGTCAGGTCTCCGTTTGACTCCTCAAGAAACTCTTTGAGGTCAACGGCATTTTCGTTCATCTCCGGAAGTGCCGATTCTTCCCAGATGGCTTCCACGTCATCCCCTGCATTAAATTCTACATCTCCGGTATATTTTCCTTCTTCCCCGATCTTAACGACTTTCACAATTCCACATCCTGTAAGCAACGTGGACGCTGCAAGTGTGAGCGTAAGTGCGAGAGCTATCATGCGCTTTTTCATAGCGGCCTCCTTCATATCGTTTATTCACAAATATTTCTGCCGAATATCTATACTGACCGAACTTCCCATGTTCCATCAGAAATGTTCCGTAACCATTTAATACTTTTCCACATAAAAGAGTTGTTTTCATATACGGGGAAGCACCTTAAAGTGCCTCCCCACCCATGTTTGTACTTTATTTTCCCAGCTTATTCTGTGAAAACAAATCCTGATAATTTGTCTACATTTTCAGATGTGATAGCGATACAGTCAACTAACTGTTTCTCATCCAATCCTGTGGAACCTTCTTTGAGATACTTGTCAGCCTGCTCTACTGCCATCTCAGCGATAACTGCGAACTGCTGAAGAGCTGTTCCTGTAGCGTCTCCTGATTTGATCAGGGCCGCCGCCTCGTCGGAACCGTCCACACCGATAACAGGAAGTGTCTTGCCGGCTGCCTGGAGCGCTGCGCATACACCTTCTAACATTGTATCGTTACCGCATACAACACCTTCGATGTCAGGGTTTGCCTGAAGCATTGCTTCCATCTTGTCATAAGCTTCTGTCTTTTCCCAGTTAGCTGTCTGCTGAGCTACCATCTCCATATCCGGATACTGGTCGATCACTTCGTGAAAAGCGGAAGAACGTACGCCTGCGTTTGTGTCAGATTCTTTTCCTAACAGCTCAACGTATTTTCCTTTTTCACCCATAGCTTCAACAAATTTTTCAGCGATGGCTTTTGCGCCCTGGTAGTTGTTTGCAACGATCTGAGAGATGGCTACGCCCTCTTCATTGATCTCACGGTCGATGAGGAATGTCGGGATCCCTGCTTCTCTTGCTTTCTTTACAGCCTCAACTGTCGCATCCGCGCCAGCGTTGTCACAGATGATCGCTGCTGCTTTGTCTGCGATCGCACTGTCAAATAATTCTGTCTGTTTCGTCGGGTCGTCATCGTGAGATGCGGCTTTTACTTCATATCCAAGTTCTTTAGCCTTTGCAGTAGCTGTGTCAGCCTCCGCCTTGAATGCCGGGTTGGATACGGATGGTGTGATAATATAAATGATGTTAGAGCCTCCGCCTGGTAAAGCTTCCTCGTCCTTTGTGTCCTCTGTCTTCTTGTCTTCCTTTTTGTCTTCTTTTTTAGAAGAATCGTCTGATTTGGAGCTGCATCCCATAACCATAGCTCCGACCATAGCTACTGCAAGCAGCATAGCCAATACTTTTTTGAAACCTTTCATTTTTGTTCCTCCTTATGTTTTTAAAAGTATTAAATTCTCTATATCAACAGGCAATACCTGCTAATATCTGAAAACTTGCGGAATTTTGAAAGGGGTCAGACCCCTTTGGCCATAGGGGTCTGACCCCTATGAAAATTTTGGCCATAGGGGTCTGACCCCTATGAAAATTCTACAAAACTTCCTTTATTGTCTTTATAATTCCTTCTGCGTCCAGTCCGTAATACTGGAACACTTCCTTCGATGTCCCCGTGATGACCGGGGCGTCCGGTAGCGACAGGTTCACGACCTTCTTCGGGCATTCGCTCCCTACTACCTGGCTCACCATAGAGCCCAGTCCCCCGTACGGCGCGTGTTCTTCCACCGTCACCACTGCCTTGGCGTTCTGAGCTGCTTTTACGACGGCTTCTTTATCGAGTGGTTTCACGCAGTACATGTCTACCACCGTCACGCTGATCCCTTCTTCTTTCAGCTTCGCCGCGGCGTCTGCCGCCGGCTTCACCATCTCTCCGCAGGCGATCACCGCCACGTCGCTCCCTTCTGTCACGAAGGTCGCTTTATCCATCTCAAACGGCACGTTCCCTTCTTCGTACACGTCGTCCACCGCGTTGCGGCCCACCCGGATGTACGCCGGCTTATCATCCGCCAGCAGCGCTCTCGTCAGGCACTCCGTCTGCAGACGGTCGCTCGGCAGGTACACCCGCATGTTCGGCACCGCCGCCATGGCCGCGATGTCCTGGGCCGAGTGGTGGCTCATCCCGAGCGCGCCGTAGCTCACGCCGCCGCTGATCCCGATGAGTTTTACGTTTGTGTTCGAATA
This is a stretch of genomic DNA from [Clostridium] hylemonae DSM 15053. It encodes these proteins:
- a CDS encoding LytR/AlgR family response regulator transcription factor, coding for MKIAVCEDNNKERKALCEQIKTAMARQDVEAEIEEFGTAEELLKAAKKIFFSMFFLDFLLPGISGMDAALKLRREGNYSPVVFTTVTKDYLSQSFSSVWAVHYLLKPVEQEGVDEAFFRALKVLEGAEKSLKIMVSRHFERIPYSDIYYIEGNNRNCIVHTRTGTYNPYESVQGMTEKLADSRFLRSHRSYVINLDHVIAVQRGKAVMRDDMLIPIRRGETELVRRAWEERKFEIVGRNA
- a CDS encoding FGGY-family carbohydrate kinase, whose amino-acid sequence is MSEKYIISIDQSTQGTKALLFDGSGSLIRRTDKPHRQIVNEKGWVSHDPEEIYHNTIEVVTRLVTESGIAKEQIAGVGISNQRETSLAWERSTGAPLGQAIVWQCARAADICERVEKLGAAEQIRARTGMNLSPYFPASKIAWILEHVDGAKEKAAAGDICHGTIDSWLIYRLTGRTSYKTDYSNASRTQFFNIFTLRWDEEICGLFGIDPANLAEVCDSNADFGETDFEGLLPRPVPIHGVLGDSHGSLFGQGCRKPGMIKSTYGTGSSIMMNIGEEPVLSTHGVVTSLAWSMSGKVNYVLEGNLNYTGAVITWLKDDLKLISSPQETEALAREAVKDDRLYLVPAFSGLGAPYWDSRAAAAIVGMTRTTGRAEVARAGVECIAYQITDIVKAMSEDAKVKVEELRVDGGPTRNSYLMQFQSDIAEAAVQVPDSEELSGIGPAYAAGLALGVWDERIFNKLKRVKYEPKMDGALRDRKYEGWKSAVSSVLTK
- a CDS encoding ribokinase, whose protein sequence is MKVLNFGSLNLDYVYSVDHMVTPGETLASYGMNVFCGGKGLNQSIALAKAGVTVYHAGMIGEEGDILLKTCRDGGVKADYIRKIEGRSGHTIIQVDKTGQNCILLYGGANQSITKEYVDEVLAHFEKGDILLLQNEVNMLDYIIDSAYEKGLMIILNPSPYNSALDRCDFNKISMFLLNEIEGAQVTGEEDTDKILAKLKEIYPDAKVVLTLGGDGSVYQYKEEICRQGIFKVKAVDTTAAGDTFTGYFISSIIEGMSVPAGLELAARASAIAVSREGATASIPLKEEVLNTEL
- the rbsD gene encoding D-ribose pyranase, which produces MKKRGIINAQLAGLIAGLGHKDLFMIADGGMPIPKGVELVDLALCGGVPTYRQVMDAVLGETEVEAYTLAEEIVEKNPKLLAYIREKLPDADVEMISHVELKKMSGGIKFAVRTGEFTPYPNIILRAGVAFPA
- a CDS encoding ABC transporter permease — its product is MAAKQKSGNNKLMMTLLKGRTFIVLIILLIFFSITADNFLSAGALLTVAKHVALYGILAIGMTYVIITGGIDLSVGSVAGLAGMIAGGLIQEGLTLKMFGVTLYFSVPMIVLITVLLGALMGMINGLVITKCNVAPFIATLGTMYIWRGFANIRSNGATFSEISGSEGLGNTGFEVFGRNLGGTSIPCGVLILAIIAVVAGLILKKTPFGWHVLSIGGNEKASKLSGIKVDRVKIWVYAFSGFCSAVVGIIATSQLVSATPKTGESWEMNAIAASVLGGTSMAGGVGTIGGTIVGAFVIGVINDGMTMCGVTEFWQKIIRGLVIIIAVIIDQVQRNLQAKMALQARNENK
- a CDS encoding sugar ABC transporter ATP-binding protein, translated to MGETYKCRDDVFLHAEKISKIYPGTKALDEVSFDLLKGKVNVLIGENGAGKSTLMKMIAGIEQPNEGKMYIGDREVFFKNTTEARKHGIGIIHQELSLFPNLNVYQNIYMNKEKTKGKVALDNKTHMEGAKKVLERLEHPLDLHAKVGELRVGQQQMIEIARNLVEDDLKVLIMDEPTSSLSQQEVKVLFKIMRELTAAGISIVYISHRLEEIMEIGDHVTILRDGKYVADADVKEIDVPWIVHQMTGGAKSYPKRDREVDWNKVENVLEVKDLCLPKAGGGYLVDHLDFELKKGEVLGIYGLMGAGRSEVFECLMGLHPEHTGQVFMNGKELNIKSISQQIDNGFALIPEDRQAQGLVQTLDIEKNCALSALKRYKKGPFLDSKKEAEKVEQEIKDIQIKVADKKLPILSLSGGNQQKVVIGKGILTEPKILLMDEPSRGIDIGAKTEVFDIINKYAEEGLSIIVISSELQEIVSIADRVIVLSNGIKTGEFFGDEIQQDTLVLASYKGHHIEEKES
- a CDS encoding DUF2291 domain-containing protein, whose amino-acid sequence is MKKRMIALALTLTLAASTLLTGCGIVKVVKIGEEGKYTGDVEFNAGDDVEAIWEESALPEMNENAVDLKEFLEESNGDLTALADEYGKYSMGDSGELSYVVKGSGTVEEVNTQSQAGYIAIKLDGYNGTEVIKIQIGPVYKGSSIRDSLSFIKFGDYKNQEQWAAVSQSINEVVAKDVVEPAKPDSLQGKTISFVGAFTVSTGSSDVLITPVVLEAE
- a CDS encoding D-ribose ABC transporter substrate-binding protein yields the protein MKGFKKVLAMLLAVAMVGAMVMGCSSKSDDSSKKEDKKEDKKTEDTKDEEALPGGGSNIIYIITPSVSNPAFKAEADTATAKAKELGYEVKAASHDDDPTKQTELFDSAIADKAAAIICDNAGADATVEAVKKAREAGIPTFLIDREINEEGVAISQIVANNYQGAKAIAEKFVEAMGEKGKYVELLGKESDTNAGVRSSAFHEVIDQYPDMEMVAQQTANWEKTEAYDKMEAMLQANPDIEGVVCGNDTMLEGVCAALQAAGKTLPVIGVDGSDEAAALIKSGDATGTALQQFAVIAEMAVEQADKYLKEGSTGLDEKQLVDCIAITSENVDKLSGFVFTE
- a CDS encoding transketolase family protein, which translates into the protein MAKTANKQVMCEVLMEAAKKDKDVVALCSDSRGSASFTPFANELPDQFVETGIAEQNLVSISAGLAKCGKKPYAASPACFLSTRSYEQCKIDVAYSNTNVKLIGISGGVSYGALGMSHHSAQDIAAMAAVPNMRVYLPSDRLQTECLTRALLADDKPAYIRVGRNAVDDVYEEGNVPFEMDKATFVTEGSDVAVIACGEMVKPAADAAAKLKEEGISVTVVDMYCVKPLDKEAVVKAAQNAKAVVTVEEHAPYGGLGSMVSQVVGSECPKKVVNLSLPDAPVITGTSKEVFQYYGLDAEGIIKTIKEVL